One genomic segment of Mesoterricola silvestris includes these proteins:
- a CDS encoding TetR/AcrR family transcriptional regulator: protein MAHENHDDSRRAILKAAVAEFAREGEAGARTDAIARAAGVNKALIHYYFGTKEGLYAAVLDEVFTGLMERFLRNLQGPGTPGERLLRHFLGHFDHLASAGTFTRILGHEMMRARAGQASWISRIVDIAFRPMHAALTAALAEGARSGELRDQDPEPVLVSLTGANTFYFISAPFYREITGLDPRDPGRMARQREALLDFAASILFTDPAQGRLVAARVLSESRGDLP from the coding sequence ATGGCCCACGAAAACCACGACGATTCCCGCAGGGCCATCCTGAAGGCGGCCGTCGCCGAGTTCGCCCGGGAGGGGGAGGCCGGGGCCCGCACCGATGCCATCGCCCGGGCCGCCGGGGTGAACAAGGCCTTGATCCACTATTACTTCGGCACCAAGGAAGGGCTCTACGCGGCAGTGCTGGACGAGGTGTTCACGGGGCTGATGGAGCGGTTCCTGCGCAACCTCCAGGGACCCGGGACCCCGGGGGAACGGCTGCTGCGGCACTTCCTGGGCCACTTCGACCACCTGGCCTCGGCCGGGACCTTCACCCGGATCCTGGGCCACGAGATGATGCGGGCCCGGGCGGGGCAGGCCAGCTGGATCTCGCGCATCGTGGACATCGCCTTCCGCCCCATGCACGCGGCCCTGACCGCGGCCCTGGCCGAGGGCGCCCGCAGCGGCGAGCTGCGGGACCAGGATCCGGAGCCGGTCCTGGTCTCCCTCACCGGGGCGAACACCTTCTACTTCATTTCCGCGCCCTTCTACCGGGAGATCACCGGCCTGGATCCGCGGGACCCGGGGCGGATGGCCCGGCAGCGGGAAGCGCTGCTGGACTTCGCCGCCAGCATCCTCTTCACCGATCCCGCCCAGGGCCGCCTCGTGGCGGCGCGGGTCCTTTCCGAATCCCGAGGTGATCTGCCGTGA
- a CDS encoding pyridoxal phosphate-dependent decarboxylase family protein, with protein sequence MDTQEFRRLGHEMVEWIAGYRERMADLPVMSPLEPGDVKRMLPAAPPLKGGSLEGVTGDLDRIVLPGITHWNHPGFFAYFPSNSDLASVLADMACAGLGAQGMSWQTSPAATEVEEVVMEWLRVMLGLGPEFTGVIQDTASTSTFCALLCAREWSSAFGQARGGLQAEEAPLVVYASDQAHSSIEKAALLAGFGRNNLRLIPTDADHALRMDLLEAAIVDDLAAGRRPCAMVAAIGTTATTAVDPLAGMARLSARHGIWLHVDAAMAGTAMICPECRPMWEGIESADSIVLNPHKWMGTGFDLSAYFVKDPEHLIRVMSTNPSYLHTEQDGQVKNLRDWGIPLGRRFRALKLWFLVRSQGVEGLQARIRRDLANAQWLKAQVLATGGWELMAPVNLQTVCVRHVPVGMTDEAELRAHNLALLAAVNKAGTYYLTPSVLKGRQILRVSIGASATELADVEGLWKALIEASMRVAG encoded by the coding sequence ATGGATACCCAAGAGTTTCGACGGTTAGGCCATGAGATGGTCGAGTGGATCGCAGGCTACCGGGAGCGGATGGCTGATCTGCCCGTCATGAGTCCCCTGGAGCCGGGGGACGTGAAGCGGATGCTTCCGGCGGCCCCTCCCCTTAAGGGGGGGAGCCTGGAGGGGGTGACCGGGGACCTGGACCGCATCGTCCTGCCGGGGATCACCCACTGGAACCATCCGGGGTTTTTCGCCTACTTCCCCTCCAATTCCGATCTGGCTTCGGTCCTGGCGGACATGGCCTGCGCGGGGCTGGGGGCCCAGGGCATGAGCTGGCAGACCAGTCCCGCCGCCACGGAGGTGGAGGAAGTGGTCATGGAGTGGCTCCGGGTGATGCTGGGCCTCGGGCCGGAATTCACCGGCGTCATCCAGGACACGGCGTCCACCTCCACGTTCTGCGCGCTGCTCTGCGCGCGGGAATGGTCCTCCGCCTTCGGCCAGGCCCGGGGCGGGCTCCAGGCGGAGGAGGCGCCCCTGGTGGTGTACGCCTCGGACCAGGCCCACAGCTCCATCGAGAAGGCCGCGCTCCTGGCGGGGTTCGGCCGCAACAACCTGCGCCTGATCCCCACGGACGCCGATCACGCCCTGCGCATGGACCTCCTGGAGGCGGCCATCGTGGACGATCTGGCCGCGGGGCGCAGGCCCTGCGCCATGGTGGCGGCCATCGGCACCACGGCCACCACGGCCGTGGATCCCCTGGCGGGCATGGCCCGGCTTTCGGCCCGTCACGGCATCTGGCTCCACGTGGACGCGGCCATGGCCGGCACGGCCATGATCTGCCCCGAGTGCCGCCCCATGTGGGAGGGCATCGAAAGCGCGGATTCCATCGTGCTGAACCCCCACAAGTGGATGGGCACGGGCTTCGACCTCTCCGCCTACTTCGTCAAGGACCCCGAGCACCTCATACGGGTCATGAGCACCAATCCCAGCTACCTGCACACCGAGCAGGACGGCCAGGTCAAGAACCTGCGGGACTGGGGCATCCCCCTGGGCCGGCGCTTCCGGGCCCTCAAGCTCTGGTTCCTGGTGCGCTCCCAGGGGGTGGAGGGCCTCCAGGCCCGCATCCGCCGGGACCTGGCCAACGCGCAGTGGCTGAAGGCCCAGGTGCTGGCCACGGGCGGGTGGGAGCTCATGGCCCCCGTGAACCTGCAGACCGTCTGCGTGCGCCACGTCCCCGTAGGCATGACGGACGAGGCCGAGCTGCGGGCCCACAACCTCGCCCTCCTGGCGGCGGTGAACAAGGCGGGGACGTACTACCTCACGCCCTCCGTCCTCAAGGGCCGGCAGATCCTCCGGGTCTCCATCGGGGCTTCGGCCACGGAACTGGCCGATGTGGAGGGGCTCTGGAAGGCGCTCATCGAGGCCTCCATGCGCGTCGCGGGATGA
- the xseA gene encoding exodeoxyribonuclease VII large subunit translates to MDAPLSVKRLLEQIKTRIEPPFAAVCVQGEVSNARTSGRHWYFTLKEEGAALSCAVWASQQRFLKAAPRDGDRVVVKGSLNLYVAGGSLTLAVTHCEPAGKGDLQARLRQLEADLRAQGVFDRPRRPLPASPRKLGIVAALGGAALRDVLEVTLRRAPGVDLLIAPAAAQGDRSVPENLLALQEIQDAFWGCDAILLVRGGGSLEDLWSYNDPELVKAVAACRLPIVTGVGHEIDTTLVDLAADRRAATPSQAAEFATPDRAALASELRRRTEALVARMAWRLRGLESTLNLLADSRGMHAVPDRLRRAGERLAALRHRLQLAGPGAFPRFQALVQRLHLAHPQRRLDQAGARLDLLRQRLAPAADGGLRRRSHRLEVLEARLGPMDPRGPLDRGFALVKDAQGRVLTRAAQAGPGARVELQWQDGARGARLDP, encoded by the coding sequence GTGGACGCGCCGCTCTCCGTCAAACGGCTGCTTGAGCAGATCAAGACCCGCATCGAGCCGCCCTTCGCCGCCGTGTGCGTGCAGGGCGAGGTTTCCAACGCGCGCACCTCGGGGCGCCACTGGTACTTCACCCTCAAGGAGGAGGGCGCGGCCCTTTCCTGCGCGGTGTGGGCCAGCCAGCAGCGGTTCCTGAAGGCCGCGCCCCGGGACGGGGACCGGGTGGTGGTGAAGGGCTCCCTGAACCTCTACGTGGCCGGAGGGAGCCTCACGCTGGCGGTCACCCACTGCGAACCCGCGGGCAAGGGCGATCTCCAGGCCCGGCTGCGCCAGCTGGAGGCCGATCTCCGGGCCCAGGGGGTCTTCGACCGGCCCCGGCGCCCCCTTCCGGCCTCCCCCCGGAAGCTGGGCATCGTGGCCGCCCTGGGGGGCGCGGCCCTGCGGGACGTGCTGGAGGTGACCCTGCGCCGGGCCCCCGGGGTGGATCTGCTCATCGCCCCCGCCGCGGCCCAGGGGGACCGGTCGGTGCCGGAGAACCTCCTGGCCCTGCAGGAGATCCAGGACGCCTTCTGGGGCTGCGACGCCATCCTCCTGGTGCGGGGCGGGGGCAGCCTGGAGGACCTGTGGTCCTACAACGATCCGGAACTGGTGAAGGCGGTGGCCGCGTGCCGCCTGCCCATCGTCACGGGCGTGGGCCACGAGATCGACACCACCCTGGTGGACCTGGCCGCGGACCGCCGCGCCGCCACCCCCAGCCAGGCCGCGGAATTCGCCACCCCCGACCGCGCGGCGCTGGCCAGCGAACTGCGCCGGCGCACCGAGGCCCTGGTGGCCCGCATGGCCTGGCGCCTCCGGGGCCTGGAGAGCACCCTGAACCTCCTCGCCGACAGCCGCGGCATGCACGCCGTCCCCGACCGCCTCCGGCGCGCCGGGGAGCGCCTAGCGGCCCTCCGCCACCGGCTCCAGCTGGCCGGTCCCGGCGCCTTTCCCCGCTTCCAGGCCCTGGTCCAGCGCCTCCACCTGGCGCACCCCCAGCGCCGCCTGGACCAGGCCGGGGCCCGCCTGGACCTGCTGCGCCAGCGCCTCGCCCCCGCCGCCGACGGCGGCCTGCGCCGGCGCTCCCACCGCCTGGAGGTGCTGGAGGCCCGGCTGGGGCCCATGGATCCCCGGGGCCCCCTGGACCGGGGCTTCGCCCTGGTGAAGGACGCCCAGGGGCGGGTCCTCACCCGCGCCGCCCAGGCCGGGCCCGGGGCCCGGGTGGAACTGCAGTGGCAGGACGGGGCCAGGGGCGCGCGACTCGACCCTTGA
- a CDS encoding ABC transporter ATP-binding protein, whose amino-acid sequence MKVHAPAAAPGAAIRVENVVKRFGDFEAVKGISLEVKPGETFGLLGPNGAGKSTLIRMMTTLIPITSGRAWIEGHDVSQEADAARHCMGVIPQALTSDINLTVEENLSIYAKLYNVPRAQRRANIEELLEAVDLTKWRDAETKTLSGGMRRRLEIARGLVHNPRIFFLDEPTTGLDPVSRVAVWEMLNKLKARKQLTILITTHYMDEADRLCDRIAIVDHGKLVALDTPARLKQSVPGNNVIEAQFEAPPEDWEDRLRALGEVTSIQAEGAGMFRVLTTNGSRTTTELVELAVRGGIAIRTLTVQNTTLDDVFVHYTGRQLRDTQVKTYTAFMPPRPGMQP is encoded by the coding sequence GTGAAGGTCCACGCCCCCGCCGCCGCCCCGGGCGCGGCCATCCGGGTCGAGAACGTCGTCAAGCGCTTCGGCGACTTCGAGGCCGTCAAGGGCATCAGCCTGGAGGTGAAGCCCGGCGAGACCTTCGGCCTCCTGGGCCCCAACGGCGCCGGGAAGAGCACCCTCATCCGCATGATGACCACGCTCATCCCCATCACCTCCGGACGGGCCTGGATCGAGGGCCACGACGTCTCCCAGGAGGCCGACGCCGCGCGGCACTGCATGGGCGTCATCCCCCAGGCCCTCACCAGCGACATCAACCTCACGGTGGAGGAGAACCTCTCCATCTACGCCAAGCTCTACAACGTGCCCCGGGCCCAGCGCCGCGCCAACATCGAGGAGCTCCTGGAGGCGGTGGACCTGACAAAATGGCGGGACGCCGAGACGAAGACCCTCTCGGGCGGCATGCGCCGGCGCCTGGAGATCGCCCGCGGGCTGGTGCACAACCCCCGCATCTTCTTCCTGGACGAGCCCACCACGGGCCTGGATCCGGTGTCCCGGGTGGCGGTGTGGGAGATGCTCAACAAGCTCAAGGCCCGCAAGCAGCTCACCATCCTCATCACGACCCACTACATGGACGAGGCGGACCGCCTTTGCGACCGCATCGCCATCGTGGACCACGGCAAGCTCGTGGCCCTGGACACCCCCGCCCGGCTCAAGCAGAGCGTGCCCGGCAACAACGTCATCGAGGCGCAGTTCGAGGCGCCCCCGGAGGACTGGGAGGACCGGCTCCGGGCGCTGGGGGAGGTCACCAGCATCCAGGCCGAGGGGGCCGGGATGTTCCGGGTGCTCACCACCAACGGCTCGCGCACCACCACGGAGCTGGTGGAGCTGGCCGTGCGCGGCGGCATCGCCATCCGCACCCTCACCGTGCAGAACACCACCCTGGACGACGTCTTCGTGCACTACACGGGGCGCCAGCTCCGGGACACCCAGGTCAAGACCTACACCGCCTTCATGCCGCCCAGGCCGGGGATGCAGCCATGA
- a CDS encoding ABC transporter permease: MTRLLAIVERELRKFFRSPSLMLTAMVAPLIQLVILGNAFGGKITDARVGVVDYDGGPQALRIHEAFDSVAANIRTFRTIRYDSDKKAQEDVRSGRLDAAVVIPPQFSRRALSGENPSIGFVVDNSDQFLSGSLTAEMQALTDALNRPRVDQRVVNTVALRIVELYPFVEYMKYLLPGSITLAMFVSVMIGGGMLYIDDKARGVHEGFLVTPITRLELVLGLVASGAIKAILAGVVLTLLGSLIAGMDVVFHPALLLQLLLMIVATSFAFNSLMFLLMVRVEDPLVPRAMFGVLNTLLYFPSGAIYPIAAFPGWLRAIARVDPFTYAVHGFKAVLLKDAGFAALAPDLLYLGLIGTLALVLATRLFKRTL; encoded by the coding sequence ATGACCCGTCTTCTCGCCATCGTCGAGCGGGAGCTCCGGAAGTTCTTCCGCTCCCCCTCCCTCATGCTCACCGCCATGGTGGCCCCCCTCATCCAGCTGGTCATCCTGGGCAACGCCTTCGGCGGGAAGATCACCGACGCCCGGGTGGGCGTGGTGGACTACGACGGCGGGCCCCAGGCCCTGCGGATCCACGAAGCCTTCGATTCCGTGGCCGCCAACATCCGGACCTTCCGCACCATCCGCTACGACAGCGACAAGAAGGCCCAGGAGGACGTGCGCTCCGGGCGCCTGGACGCGGCCGTGGTCATCCCGCCCCAGTTCTCGCGCCGGGCCCTCAGCGGGGAGAATCCCTCCATCGGGTTCGTGGTGGACAATTCGGACCAGTTCCTCAGCGGCAGCCTCACCGCGGAGATGCAGGCCCTCACTGACGCCCTGAACCGGCCCCGGGTGGACCAGCGGGTGGTGAACACCGTGGCGCTGCGCATCGTGGAGCTGTACCCCTTCGTGGAGTACATGAAGTACCTGCTGCCGGGCTCCATCACCCTGGCCATGTTCGTCTCCGTCATGATCGGCGGCGGCATGCTCTACATCGACGACAAGGCCAGGGGCGTGCACGAGGGCTTCCTGGTCACGCCCATCACCCGGCTGGAGCTGGTGCTCGGCCTTGTGGCCTCGGGGGCCATCAAGGCCATCCTCGCCGGGGTCGTCCTGACGCTCCTGGGCAGCCTCATCGCGGGCATGGACGTGGTGTTCCACCCCGCGCTGCTGCTGCAGCTCCTGCTGATGATCGTGGCCACGTCCTTCGCCTTCAATTCGCTGATGTTCCTCCTGATGGTGCGGGTGGAGGACCCCCTGGTGCCCCGGGCCATGTTCGGGGTCCTCAATACGCTCCTCTACTTCCCCAGCGGCGCCATCTACCCCATCGCGGCCTTCCCGGGCTGGCTCCGGGCCATCGCGCGGGTGGATCCCTTCACCTACGCGGTGCACGGCTTCAAGGCGGTGCTGCTCAAGGA
- a CDS encoding HlyD family secretion protein, whose amino-acid sequence MNPRYRIFALLGALLLVALGYFYATTDHSPDLALLGTVDANQVVVSAQILGRIEKLAVTEGQDVKAGDLIAILDPGELAAAKGASAAQYGALRATAESTRGDTEQTVASAQATRSAAAAALAEATANRENQEKLTGRTVALAGQGILSAQDRDTAEQTLKAVQARERAARDQAAAAEAALRAAQARTRQAVAAEENAASARAQDALAGARLGYTRILAPVSGKVGIWAARQGEVVNAGAPIVTIVDLGQTWVYAAVAETEADAVQLGDVLKVRMPGGALVQGTVLLKAAEGDFATQRDVSRRKRDIKTVRIKLLIPNPGERYVPGMTAEVLVPKARLVRR is encoded by the coding sequence GTGAATCCCCGCTACCGCATCTTCGCCCTGCTGGGCGCGCTCCTCCTGGTGGCCCTGGGCTACTTCTACGCCACCACCGACCACTCCCCGGACCTGGCCCTGCTGGGCACCGTGGACGCCAACCAGGTGGTGGTCAGCGCCCAGATCCTGGGGCGCATCGAGAAGCTGGCCGTGACCGAAGGCCAGGACGTCAAGGCCGGCGACCTCATCGCGATCCTCGACCCCGGCGAGCTCGCCGCGGCCAAGGGCGCCTCCGCGGCCCAGTACGGCGCCCTGAGGGCCACGGCCGAGAGCACCCGCGGGGACACGGAACAGACCGTGGCCAGCGCCCAGGCCACGCGCAGCGCCGCCGCGGCCGCCCTCGCGGAGGCCACCGCCAACCGGGAGAACCAGGAAAAACTCACCGGGCGCACCGTGGCCCTGGCGGGCCAGGGGATCCTCAGCGCCCAGGACCGGGACACCGCCGAGCAGACCCTCAAGGCCGTGCAGGCCCGGGAACGCGCCGCCCGGGACCAGGCCGCGGCCGCCGAGGCGGCCCTGAGGGCCGCCCAGGCCCGCACCCGCCAGGCGGTGGCGGCCGAGGAGAACGCCGCCTCCGCCCGGGCCCAGGACGCCCTGGCCGGGGCCCGCCTGGGCTACACCCGCATCCTGGCCCCGGTCTCGGGCAAGGTGGGGATCTGGGCGGCCAGGCAGGGCGAGGTGGTCAACGCGGGCGCGCCCATCGTGACGATCGTGGACCTGGGCCAGACCTGGGTCTACGCGGCGGTGGCCGAAACCGAGGCCGACGCCGTGCAGCTGGGCGACGTCCTGAAGGTGCGCATGCCGGGCGGGGCCCTGGTGCAGGGCACCGTGCTCCTCAAGGCCGCCGAGGGCGATTTCGCCACCCAGCGGGACGTGAGCCGGCGCAAGCGGGACATCAAGACCGTGCGGATCAAGCTGCTCATCCCGAATCCCGGGGAGCGCTACGTGCCCGGCATGACCGCCGAGGTGCTGGTGCCCAAGGCCCGGCTGGTGCGCCGGTGA
- a CDS encoding phage tail protein: MPRPSVWLIVLVGLLALLGASGCSSGKGGGTSGLNGPTNLTVTGDLSVSPYLNYTWTAPTNRIDGYEFEVALGDGSFTKLGQDLVPASWTAAYATFDPAALPENSELRARMRAVLGTTYSPYSNEVRSPLGLKAPTFTSATSVVGGISLKWTNNSSVADAMTLERGTSATYGSTYAWDVIPGVSFGATDYLDSQAPEGGYVCYRITYSKGTKTVQATSDPLSTGLKSPGSVVATPLVEGVSLTWQNHSAGATEVVVTRASGLSTYPSYQDVAHLAPTASSYQDLLLASGYYTYRIEARKTGSAAAPSLPVMVVTLPTAGSLSLAAPVIKSLPPSVMGALDGNGAWTFAQYVNYSSYVIATPSPTGWVTNPLTNAASLVEPKLRLDSQGRPHTVYLRQVMQGSSEMAIVHAWSDGAVWQTEEVARRTLGYSSSTNTITFTLDGADALHVAWSKDSYSATGFEYAYKDATGTWKVESLDVVSPAPGVVYSFRLTTDASGVPSVLLGAWQELYLLQRQGPNAWKWEKIPTGVAISSWYDTLDLLFSYRGDLHVFYTRPHTPYDSSIGSELCEIRKVDGAWTPVQVIGTTGANGSTQNAYFARSAKTDRIVIHFRGPSGQQLVTFSNDVWSSQTLGPYESNRPYLGFDGNDKFYLLQMIGYTSSSSPATYVLYSEAP; the protein is encoded by the coding sequence ATGCCCCGGCCCTCCGTTTGGCTAATTGTCCTTGTGGGACTCCTCGCCCTGCTGGGCGCCTCCGGATGCAGTTCCGGGAAGGGGGGCGGGACGTCGGGCCTCAACGGACCCACCAACCTCACGGTGACCGGTGACCTTTCCGTCTCCCCGTACCTCAACTACACCTGGACCGCCCCTACGAACCGCATCGACGGGTACGAGTTCGAAGTGGCCCTCGGCGACGGCAGCTTCACCAAGCTGGGCCAGGATCTCGTCCCGGCCTCCTGGACCGCGGCCTATGCCACCTTCGACCCCGCCGCCCTGCCGGAGAACTCGGAACTGCGGGCCCGGATGCGTGCCGTCCTGGGCACGACCTACTCGCCCTACAGCAATGAGGTCCGCTCCCCCCTGGGGTTGAAGGCGCCCACCTTCACCAGCGCCACCAGCGTCGTGGGGGGGATCAGCCTGAAGTGGACCAACAACAGTTCCGTGGCGGATGCCATGACGCTGGAGCGGGGGACCTCGGCCACCTACGGTTCGACCTATGCGTGGGACGTGATTCCCGGCGTGAGCTTCGGCGCCACCGACTACCTGGATAGCCAGGCCCCCGAGGGCGGCTACGTTTGCTACCGGATCACCTATTCCAAGGGCACCAAGACCGTGCAAGCGACCAGCGATCCCCTGAGCACCGGTCTGAAATCGCCCGGTTCGGTGGTGGCGACGCCCCTGGTGGAGGGGGTGAGCCTGACCTGGCAGAACCACAGCGCGGGGGCCACCGAAGTGGTTGTCACCCGGGCCAGTGGCCTTTCCACCTATCCCAGTTACCAGGATGTCGCGCATCTCGCCCCGACCGCCTCCTCGTACCAGGACCTCCTGCTGGCCTCCGGATACTACACCTACCGGATCGAGGCGCGGAAAACGGGTTCGGCGGCCGCGCCCAGCCTTCCCGTGATGGTGGTCACCCTTCCGACGGCGGGATCGCTGTCCCTGGCCGCCCCGGTGATCAAGTCCTTGCCTCCTTCGGTGATGGGCGCCCTGGATGGCAACGGGGCCTGGACCTTCGCGCAGTATGTGAACTACTCCTCCTACGTCATCGCCACCCCGTCCCCGACGGGCTGGGTCACGAACCCCCTGACCAATGCCGCTTCCCTCGTGGAGCCCAAGCTCAGGCTGGATTCCCAGGGCCGGCCCCACACCGTGTACCTGCGGCAGGTCATGCAGGGGAGTTCCGAAATGGCGATCGTGCACGCCTGGTCTGATGGCGCAGTCTGGCAGACCGAAGAGGTGGCGCGCAGGACCCTCGGCTACAGCTCCTCCACGAACACCATCACGTTCACCCTGGACGGGGCCGATGCCCTCCACGTGGCCTGGTCGAAGGACAGCTATAGCGCCACGGGGTTCGAGTACGCCTACAAGGACGCCACCGGAACCTGGAAGGTGGAGTCCCTGGATGTGGTCTCGCCGGCCCCGGGCGTGGTCTATTCCTTCCGCCTGACGACGGACGCCAGCGGTGTCCCCAGCGTGCTCCTGGGGGCGTGGCAGGAACTCTACCTGCTCCAGCGCCAGGGCCCGAACGCCTGGAAGTGGGAAAAGATCCCCACCGGCGTGGCCATCAGCAGCTGGTACGACACCCTGGACCTCCTGTTCAGCTACCGGGGCGACCTCCACGTCTTCTACACGCGCCCCCATACCCCCTATGATTCGTCGATCGGTTCGGAGCTGTGCGAGATCCGCAAGGTCGACGGCGCGTGGACGCCCGTCCAGGTCATCGGCACGACGGGGGCCAATGGAAGCACCCAGAATGCCTATTTCGCAAGATCCGCCAAGACCGACCGGATCGTCATCCACTTCAGGGGTCCCTCCGGACAGCAGCTCGTGACCTTCTCCAACGATGTCTGGTCGAGCCAGACCCTCGGTCCCTACGAAAGCAACCGGCCCTATCTGGGCTTCGACGGCAACGACAAGTTCTACCTCCTGCAGATGATCGGCTACACCTCCAGCTCGAGCCCCGCAACCTATGTGCTGTATTCGGAGGCACCGTAA